The following proteins come from a genomic window of Varunaivibrio sulfuroxidans:
- the phnK gene encoding phosphonate C-P lyase system protein PhnK, which translates to MTIQTPLSDLSGGRPLMRVCGLHKMYGMRVGCADVSFDIWPGEVLGIVGESGSGKTTVLECASAQRSPSGGGVWYDLPERGLCDIFSLSAAERRMVMRTQWGLVRQDARDGLRMGVSAGANVGEPLMAVGARHYGDIRTRALHWLRRVEIDAERIDDFPTTFSGGMRQRLQIARNLITEPRLLFMDEPTGGLDVSVQARLLDLLRSLVATLGVSAIIVTHDLAVARLLAHRLVVMRRGRIIESGLTDQVLDDPQHPYTQLLVSSILQP; encoded by the coding sequence ATGACAATACAAACGCCCCTCTCGGATCTCTCCGGCGGCAGACCCCTGATGCGGGTTTGCGGTTTGCATAAAATGTACGGCATGCGGGTCGGTTGCGCCGATGTCAGCTTCGACATCTGGCCCGGTGAGGTGCTCGGCATCGTCGGCGAATCGGGATCGGGGAAAACCACGGTGCTGGAGTGCGCATCGGCCCAACGCTCTCCCAGTGGGGGGGGCGTGTGGTACGACCTCCCGGAGCGGGGCCTGTGCGATATATTCTCCCTGAGCGCGGCCGAACGACGCATGGTGATGCGCACCCAGTGGGGTTTGGTGCGGCAAGACGCCCGGGATGGTCTGCGCATGGGGGTCAGTGCCGGAGCCAACGTGGGCGAGCCGCTGATGGCGGTGGGGGCGCGCCACTACGGCGATATTCGCACTCGGGCGCTCCACTGGTTGCGTCGGGTCGAAATCGACGCCGAGCGGATCGACGATTTCCCGACGACATTTTCCGGGGGCATGCGGCAACGTTTGCAGATCGCGCGCAACCTCATCACTGAACCGCGCCTATTGTTCATGGACGAGCCTACTGGCGGCCTGGATGTCTCGGTGCAGGCGCGTCTCCTCGATCTGTTGCGTTCCTTGGTGGCGACGCTGGGCGTTTCGGCGATTATCGTTACCCACGACCTGGCGGTCGCCCGCCTGCTCGCCCATCGCCTGGTGGTGATGCGCCGGGGGCGCATCATCGAAAGCGGGCTTACCGATCAAGTCCTCGACGACCCGCAGCATCCCTACACCCAATTGCTGGTGTCCTCGATCTTACAGCCCTGA
- a CDS encoding alpha-D-ribose 1-methylphosphonate 5-phosphate C-P-lyase PhnJ: MNSSRPWPGDTVAGQGAYNFAYLDEQSKRMIRRAILKAVAIPGHQVPFASREMPLPYGWGTGGIQITASIIGKDDTLKVIDQGADDTTNAVSIRRFFAKTAGVATTERTAEASLIQTRHRIPESPLEEGQVLVYQVPIPEPLRWLEPREAQTRTMHALGDYGAMSVKLYEDITHYGRIATTYDYPVMVGGRYLMSPSPIPKFDNPKMDRMAALQLFGAGREQRIYAVPPYTRVESLDFDDYPFAVQTWDEACALCGSADSYLDEIVIDDAGARMHVCSDTDYCRERREAGHGGAPETTDGATDATAKREAAY, encoded by the coding sequence ATGAATTCAAGCAGACCGTGGCCCGGCGACACCGTGGCGGGGCAAGGCGCTTACAATTTCGCCTACCTGGACGAACAGAGCAAACGGATGATCCGTCGGGCCATACTCAAGGCGGTGGCGATTCCCGGCCATCAGGTCCCTTTTGCGTCGCGGGAGATGCCTTTGCCCTACGGCTGGGGGACAGGCGGTATTCAGATTACCGCCAGCATCATCGGTAAAGACGATACCCTAAAGGTGATCGATCAGGGCGCCGACGACACCACCAACGCCGTCAGCATTCGCCGTTTTTTCGCCAAGACGGCGGGCGTCGCCACCACCGAGCGCACCGCGGAAGCGAGCCTCATCCAGACCCGCCATCGGATTCCCGAGAGTCCCTTGGAAGAGGGACAAGTCTTGGTCTATCAGGTTCCCATTCCCGAACCGTTGCGCTGGCTGGAGCCGCGCGAGGCGCAGACTCGCACGATGCACGCGCTCGGTGATTACGGTGCGATGTCGGTCAAATTGTATGAGGACATTACCCATTATGGGCGGATCGCCACGACCTACGACTACCCCGTCATGGTCGGCGGGCGTTATCTCATGTCGCCCTCGCCAATCCCCAAATTCGACAATCCGAAAATGGACCGTATGGCGGCGCTACAACTGTTCGGGGCCGGGCGTGAGCAGCGCATTTACGCCGTTCCACCCTACACCCGGGTCGAAAGCCTGGATTTCGACGACTATCCCTTTGCGGTGCAGACCTGGGACGAGGCGTGCGCCCTATGTGGCAGCGCCGACAGCTATCTCGACGAGATCGTGATCGACGACGCGGGGGCGCGAATGCATGTTTGTTCGGACACCGATTATTGCCGGGAACGCCGCGAGGCCGGGCACGGCGGCGCGCCCGAAACGACGGACGGGGCCACGGACGCGACCGCGAAGCGCGAGGCGGCGTACTGA
- a CDS encoding carbon-phosphorus lyase complex subunit PhnI, with amino-acid sequence MYVAVKGGERAIDSAHALLDEQRRGDPAVAEISPTQISEQMGLAVDRVMSEGALYDRDLAALALKQACGDQVEAIFLLRAFRTTLARFAASTPIDSAAMNTRRRISATYKDLPGGQMLGPTFDYTHRLLDFTLAETPGAARSERRAKSERPVTADYPVADDGDELPVLPRVSEFLSREGLLQDEVAEDDQPVGDITRDPIAFPAERDVRLQALARADEGFLLGLGYSTQRGYGRNHPFAGEIRLGDVAVEIVPEELGFAIEIGDITVSECEMVNQFTGSAQAPAQFTRGYGLAFGYCERKVMAMALVDRALRARELGEEVTAPAQDDEFVLSHSDNVEASGFVQHLKLPHYVDFQGELETVRKLRADADKARHGDDKQCDNPVSDTPKETAS; translated from the coding sequence ATGTACGTTGCGGTCAAAGGTGGCGAACGGGCGATCGACAGCGCCCATGCCCTGCTCGACGAACAGCGCCGCGGCGACCCCGCCGTGGCGGAAATTTCACCGACCCAGATTTCGGAACAAATGGGGTTGGCCGTCGATCGGGTGATGAGCGAGGGCGCCCTGTATGACCGCGATCTCGCCGCGTTGGCGCTAAAGCAGGCCTGTGGCGATCAGGTCGAGGCCATTTTCCTATTGCGTGCCTTTCGCACCACCTTGGCGCGCTTTGCCGCCAGCACACCCATCGACAGCGCCGCGATGAACACCCGTCGGCGCATTTCCGCCACCTACAAAGACCTTCCCGGTGGACAAATGCTGGGACCGACGTTCGATTACACCCATCGCCTGCTTGATTTCACCCTGGCGGAGACGCCCGGCGCGGCGCGCTCGGAGCGCCGGGCGAAGAGCGAACGGCCGGTGACGGCGGACTATCCTGTTGCCGATGATGGCGATGAACTACCCGTCTTGCCCCGAGTTTCCGAATTTTTGTCCCGCGAGGGCCTGCTCCAGGACGAGGTGGCCGAGGATGACCAACCCGTCGGCGACATTACCCGCGATCCGATAGCCTTTCCCGCCGAACGGGACGTGCGCCTGCAGGCGCTGGCGCGCGCCGACGAAGGCTTCTTGCTTGGACTCGGCTATTCGACGCAGCGCGGCTATGGCCGCAATCATCCCTTCGCCGGTGAAATTCGTCTCGGAGACGTCGCGGTGGAGATCGTCCCCGAGGAATTGGGTTTCGCCATCGAGATCGGCGACATCACCGTCAGCGAGTGCGAAATGGTCAATCAGTTCACCGGCTCGGCGCAAGCCCCGGCCCAGTTCACGCGTGGCTATGGGCTCGCCTTCGGCTACTGCGAGCGTAAGGTCATGGCGATGGCCCTGGTCGATCGCGCCTTGCGCGCCCGCGAACTGGGCGAGGAGGTCACGGCGCCCGCCCAGGACGATGAATTCGTCCTCTCTCATAGCGACAATGTCGAGGCGTCGGGTTTCGTGCAGCACCTCAAGTTGCCCCATTACGTCGATTTTCAGGGAGAACTGGAAACCGTGCGCAAGCTGCGCGCCGATGCCGACAAGGCACGCCACGGTGACGACAAGCAGTGCGATAATCCGGTGTCCGACACCCCGAAGGAGACGGCGTCATGA
- the phnH gene encoding phosphonate C-P lyase system protein PhnH, with protein MTAQTPIFGGDTQPLPGFSNPGHDSQRVFRSVLEAMSHPGRVVDFDDLPEPPLPLYPSSAAICLGLADFETPLWIDDAIAASAQTVNHLKFHCACPITTVPGAARIALHADSLSCADLARFCRGTDVRPEISTTVIVQVESFEEGRGKRLDGPGIDGARRLSVGGVPERFWSSLRENNAQFPRGVDVILCVRSAIVCLPRTTRVED; from the coding sequence ATGACCGCGCAAACTCCAATTTTTGGTGGGGACACGCAGCCGTTGCCCGGGTTTTCCAATCCCGGCCACGACAGTCAGCGCGTCTTCCGTTCCGTTCTTGAGGCGATGTCCCATCCCGGTCGGGTCGTCGATTTTGACGATCTTCCGGAGCCGCCTTTGCCGTTGTATCCCTCAAGTGCGGCGATTTGTCTCGGTCTGGCGGATTTCGAGACTCCACTGTGGATCGACGACGCTATCGCCGCCTCGGCGCAGACGGTCAACCATCTGAAATTCCACTGCGCCTGTCCGATCACCACCGTACCCGGCGCGGCGCGCATTGCGTTGCACGCCGACTCCCTGAGCTGCGCCGACCTGGCGCGCTTTTGCCGGGGCACGGACGTGCGGCCCGAAATCTCGACCACCGTGATCGTTCAGGTCGAGAGCTTCGAGGAGGGGCGGGGGAAACGCCTCGACGGCCCCGGCATCGACGGCGCGCGAAGGTTGTCTGTCGGCGGCGTTCCTGAACGGTTCTGGTCCTCGTTGAGGGAAAACAACGCCCAGTTCCCCCGCGGCGTCGATGTTATTTTATGCGTGCGTAGCGCTATCGTCTGCCTGCCGCGCACGACCCGAGTCGAGGATTAA
- the phnG gene encoding phosphonate C-P lyase system protein PhnG, with protein sequence MATPQHQCDYGKMPHIDSATPLNEPTDARVAAQTDTRADDDPGAVRSAAESGEAETSEGRDGMGADKTPRQRWMGALARSDGATLEAAWTDLDGVPDYTFLRPAEIGMVMVRARAGGAGRRFNLGEMTVCRCAVRTGDNYIGHAYVAGRDTRHAHYGALFDALLQDPVWYARLKTDLLEKLAASQARRRQALNRKTAATKVDFFTLARAQGVQGGDSS encoded by the coding sequence ATGGCGACACCGCAACACCAGTGCGATTATGGAAAAATGCCACATATCGACAGCGCCACGCCCCTCAATGAGCCCACCGACGCGCGGGTCGCCGCGCAAACCGATACGCGCGCCGATGACGATCCGGGCGCCGTGCGCTCCGCCGCCGAAAGCGGGGAGGCGGAGACAAGCGAGGGAAGGGATGGGATGGGCGCGGACAAAACGCCTCGTCAACGCTGGATGGGGGCGTTGGCGCGATCCGACGGCGCGACCCTCGAAGCGGCATGGACGGATCTGGATGGGGTTCCGGATTATACCTTCTTGCGTCCGGCGGAGATCGGAATGGTCATGGTTCGCGCTCGGGCGGGCGGCGCCGGACGGCGCTTTAACTTGGGTGAAATGACGGTTTGTCGTTGTGCGGTGCGCACCGGGGACAATTATATCGGACATGCTTATGTCGCCGGACGCGACACCCGCCATGCTCACTATGGCGCGCTTTTCGACGCCCTTCTTCAAGATCCCGTCTGGTATGCCCGATTGAAAACGGACTTGCTTGAAAAGCTCGCCGCGTCTCAGGCGCGCCGCCGACAGGCGTTAAACCGCAAGACGGCCGCGACCAAAGTTGATTTCTTCACCCTGGCGCGCGCGCAGGGCGTGCAAGGAGGCGACAGCTCATGA
- the phnF gene encoding phosphonate metabolism transcriptional regulator PhnF, translating into MSVDRSRGVAVWRQIADILKAEIVGARYSAGAQLPTENAMASRFGVNRHTVRRAVATLVEEGLLTVAQGRGTFVREDVIDYAVRKRTRFSEIMSAQSRVPGGRLLMSRIVEGNEKTLDNLTLPPGAMVIQLRTLNEADGRPVNIADSYFCARRFPNLIDVFRETGSISRTLARLGVEDYTRKETRVSARLPKREDAEYLRQAHTRPIMVCENINIDTTGRPVEFAISRFAGDRVQVVFTP; encoded by the coding sequence ATGTCCGTAGACCGCAGCCGCGGCGTCGCCGTATGGCGGCAGATCGCCGATATCCTGAAGGCCGAGATTGTCGGCGCGCGGTATTCCGCCGGTGCGCAGTTGCCCACCGAAAACGCCATGGCGTCGCGCTTCGGCGTTAACCGGCACACGGTGCGCCGCGCCGTCGCCACCCTGGTCGAGGAAGGCTTACTTACCGTCGCGCAGGGCCGGGGGACGTTCGTTCGCGAGGATGTCATCGATTATGCGGTGCGCAAGCGCACGCGGTTCAGCGAAATCATGAGCGCACAATCGCGCGTTCCCGGCGGGCGCTTGCTGATGTCCCGCATCGTTGAGGGCAATGAGAAAACGCTCGACAACCTCACCCTTCCCCCCGGCGCGATGGTTATCCAACTGCGCACGTTGAACGAAGCCGATGGTCGTCCGGTCAACATCGCCGATAGTTATTTTTGCGCCCGAAGATTCCCTAACTTGATCGACGTCTTTCGCGAGACGGGATCGATTAGCCGCACTCTGGCGCGCCTTGGTGTTGAAGATTATACCCGCAAGGAGACACGCGTCAGCGCCCGTCTGCCAAAGCGCGAAGATGCCGAATACCTTCGTCAGGCGCATACCCGTCCAATCATGGTCTGCGAAAATATCAATATCGACACCACCGGTCGTCCGGTCGAATTCGCCATCAGCCGTTTCGCGGGCGACCGGGTACAAGTGGTTTTCACACCCTGA
- the phnE gene encoding phosphonate ABC transporter, permease protein PhnE: MNTIPALADAPHTPNGHQVISDGGPSRTLRLVLGFGALIAFIQSLFVIEAKPEDLISGAAGMADMISRAMPPAVDQLPSAMWPALETIDIAIFGTFAGVFLAVPLAVLAAGNVSPARPLYYLSRAVIALCRSVPDLVWALLFVAAVGLGPFPGALAISIHSVGMLGRLFSEVIEDMDMGPVDALTLTGATRMQVFTHAVLPSVLPSVLGISLYRLDENIRSSLVLGFVGAGGIGFQLLTAMNLFQYKTVSVLLIVTFVMVMLAERFSAYLRRVIA; the protein is encoded by the coding sequence ATGAACACCATTCCCGCTCTCGCCGACGCCCCCCACACGCCGAATGGCCATCAAGTCATCTCTGACGGCGGTCCGTCTCGCACGCTGCGTCTTGTCCTTGGCTTCGGCGCCCTGATTGCTTTCATCCAATCCCTATTCGTCATCGAGGCCAAGCCCGAGGACCTGATTTCCGGTGCGGCGGGCATGGCCGATATGATCTCCCGCGCCATGCCGCCCGCCGTTGACCAGTTGCCCAGCGCCATGTGGCCGGCGCTGGAGACCATCGACATTGCCATTTTCGGCACCTTTGCCGGGGTGTTCCTCGCGGTGCCGCTGGCCGTGCTCGCCGCCGGCAATGTCAGTCCGGCGCGCCCGCTCTATTATCTGTCGCGGGCGGTGATCGCGTTGTGCCGCTCGGTCCCTGATTTGGTGTGGGCGCTGCTGTTCGTCGCCGCCGTCGGGCTTGGCCCGTTCCCCGGCGCATTGGCGATCTCGATCCATTCGGTCGGTATGCTCGGGCGCTTGTTCTCCGAGGTTATCGAGGACATGGATATGGGGCCGGTGGACGCCCTGACGTTGACCGGGGCGACCCGGATGCAGGTCTTCACCCACGCCGTATTGCCCAGTGTGCTGCCCTCGGTTCTGGGCATCAGCCTGTATCGTCTCGACGAGAATATCCGCTCGTCGCTGGTGCTCGGCTTCGTCGGCGCCGGGGGTATCGGTTTCCAGCTGCTTACGGCCATGAACCTGTTTCAGTATAAAACGGTCTCGGTGCTGCTGATCGTCACTTTCGTCATGGTGATGCTCGCCGAACGCTTCTCCGCCTATCTGCGCCGCGTGATCGCCTGA
- the phnC gene encoding phosphonate ABC transporter ATP-binding protein, whose translation MKTPSRTLLDITDLAMCYPNGKQALHGASLSVRAGELAVVLGSNGSGKSTLLKCVARLLTPSSGAIRVAGQDLTALSGEALRRARMALGMVSQHANLVKRRSVIANVVSGTLGRHRNPVTALGFLPRGEFTSAHALLDHVGLVHLARQRAGTLSGGQAQRVAIVRALAQRPSVLLADEPVASLDPEAAQDVMGLLRRLASEDGLAVLCVLHQPELAARYGDRIIGIQDGRILFDTPPKGMSDHHVSTLYTTQAA comes from the coding sequence ATGAAGACGCCATCGCGCACGCTTCTAGATATCACCGATCTCGCCATGTGTTACCCTAACGGAAAGCAAGCGTTGCACGGCGCCAGCCTATCCGTTCGGGCGGGTGAATTGGCGGTGGTTTTAGGGAGCAACGGTTCGGGCAAGTCCACCCTGCTCAAGTGCGTGGCCCGTCTTTTGACGCCGTCTTCGGGGGCCATCAGGGTCGCCGGACAGGATCTTACCGCCCTGTCCGGCGAGGCCCTGCGCCGGGCCCGCATGGCGTTGGGGATGGTGTCGCAACACGCCAATTTGGTGAAGCGGCGCAGTGTCATCGCCAACGTGGTCAGCGGCACGCTCGGGCGCCACCGCAATCCGGTCACCGCCTTGGGCTTCTTGCCTCGCGGCGAATTCACGTCCGCCCATGCCCTATTAGATCATGTCGGTCTTGTCCACCTTGCCCGCCAACGCGCCGGAACGCTTTCCGGCGGCCAAGCGCAGCGTGTCGCCATCGTCCGCGCCCTGGCGCAACGACCGAGCGTGTTGCTCGCCGACGAGCCGGTCGCCAGTCTCGATCCCGAGGCGGCTCAGGACGTCATGGGTTTGCTGCGCCGTCTCGCCAGCGAGGACGGCCTCGCAGTATTGTGCGTCCTGCACCAGCCGGAACTTGCGGCGCGTTACGGCGATCGCATCATTGGCATCCAGGATGGGCGAATTTTGTTCGACACCCCGCCCAAGGGCATGTCCGACCACCACGTTTCCACCCTTTACACAACGCAGGCAGCATGA
- a CDS encoding phosphate/phosphite/phosphonate ABC transporter substrate-binding protein codes for MKLRVAVIAAGAMATMAATAASAMATSADCPNNGVVRFAVEPYESSAHLMPVYKNLGKLIGEKIGCTVKVLITTNYTAEIEAMRNNKLEIAQFGPLGYVLAHQVAGAEAVATFATPDGKPSTYTASIVTWPGSGIASLDDVRGKSFAFSDAASTSGHLFPAYGLSTNGIDPDHGVKAIYAGSHTSSYEALRHHKVKAGELNSEQIESAKQANEYKDGDFITLWKSDPIPTDPITVRGNLPAAFKARVSKVLANLDLSVLSEADRKVLVANGSHLVPATDHTYDLIRSLVHTLHIDLAKL; via the coding sequence ATGAAGCTTCGTGTCGCCGTCATCGCCGCCGGTGCGATGGCCACCATGGCCGCCACCGCCGCCTCGGCCATGGCCACCTCGGCCGATTGCCCCAACAACGGCGTCGTCCGTTTCGCCGTCGAGCCTTACGAATCGTCGGCCCATTTGATGCCTGTTTATAAGAACCTCGGCAAACTGATCGGCGAGAAGATCGGTTGCACGGTCAAGGTGCTGATCACCACCAACTACACCGCCGAGATCGAGGCGATGCGCAACAACAAGCTGGAAATCGCGCAGTTTGGTCCGCTCGGCTATGTGCTCGCCCATCAGGTCGCCGGGGCCGAGGCCGTCGCGACTTTCGCCACCCCAGACGGTAAGCCCTCGACCTACACCGCCAGCATCGTCACGTGGCCGGGTTCGGGAATAGCCTCGCTCGATGACGTCAGAGGTAAATCGTTCGCATTTTCCGACGCGGCATCGACCTCCGGTCACCTGTTTCCGGCCTATGGCCTGAGCACCAATGGCATCGACCCCGACCATGGCGTCAAGGCGATTTACGCGGGCAGCCATACCTCGTCCTACGAGGCTTTGCGCCATCACAAGGTCAAGGCCGGCGAATTGAACAGCGAACAGATCGAGTCCGCCAAGCAGGCCAACGAGTACAAGGATGGCGACTTCATCACCTTGTGGAAATCCGATCCGATCCCGACCGATCCGATCACCGTACGCGGCAACCTGCCCGCGGCGTTCAAGGCCCGTGTTTCCAAGGTGCTTGCCAATCTCGATCTTAGCGTGCTGTCCGAAGCGGACCGCAAGGTTCTGGTCGCCAACGGCTCACATCTGGTGCCGGCGACGGATCATACTTACGACCTGATCCGCAGCCTGGTGCACACCTTGCATATCGACTTGGCCAAACTCTAA
- a CDS encoding energy-coupling factor ABC transporter permease has product MVLAGRRIGVAAMFLYGGYVKESKMHIEPGFVTPVKVAMANVGALAIAGWALKEHIKISIKNPWSVAKPLVAAVFFTLFMQSFHMQVGPSELHFVGAMAMYLTLGFIPTLLGFAIGLLLQGLVFSPWDLVNLGVNSLSLIVPLLAVHYGGGRRYFAGGDAPQISWARIVKLDAMYYSGVTAMVGFWLTVGGGEAHFMAWLKFASSYLVLVALEPVFTWTIVKGLKKIENSSFVSRLFAVRELNIAGS; this is encoded by the coding sequence ATGGTTTTAGCCGGCCGCCGTATAGGGGTGGCGGCCATGTTTTTGTACGGTGGGTACGTAAAGGAAAGTAAAATGCATATCGAACCGGGTTTCGTGACGCCCGTAAAAGTCGCCATGGCCAATGTCGGCGCGCTCGCTATTGCCGGATGGGCCCTCAAGGAACATATCAAAATTTCGATTAAAAACCCCTGGTCGGTGGCCAAGCCTTTGGTCGCCGCGGTTTTCTTCACCCTTTTCATGCAGAGCTTCCACATGCAGGTCGGTCCGTCCGAACTGCATTTCGTCGGTGCGATGGCGATGTACCTGACGCTCGGGTTTATACCGACGCTGTTGGGGTTCGCCATCGGGTTGCTGCTTCAGGGCTTGGTCTTCTCGCCCTGGGATTTGGTCAATCTGGGGGTTAATTCGCTGTCATTAATCGTGCCGTTGCTGGCCGTGCATTACGGCGGCGGGCGGCGTTATTTCGCCGGCGGCGATGCGCCGCAAATTTCGTGGGCGCGTATCGTTAAATTGGATGCGATGTATTATTCCGGTGTCACCGCGATGGTCGGGTTCTGGCTGACGGTCGGCGGCGGCGAGGCGCACTTTATGGCTTGGCTGAAGTTCGCCAGTTCCTATCTTGTGCTCGTGGCGCTTGAACCCGTGTTTACGTGGACCATCGTCAAAGGATTGAAAAAAATAGAAAATTCATCCTTTGTCTCGCGTTTGTTCGCGGTTCGAGAACTGAATATCGCCGGCTCGTAA
- the rpe gene encoding ribulose-phosphate 3-epimerase — MTVKIAPSILSADFAQLGPEVKAIDDAGCDYIHIDVMDGHFVPNLTFGPPVIQCIRPWTKKVFDVHLMIDPAQPYLEEYAKAGADIITVHAEADKHLDRSLQVIKDLGKKAGVSLNPHTPINVIEHVLDRLDLILIMSVNPGFGGQGFIPEALNKIRAVKEMIGARPIELEVDGGVNAGTAKAVVEAGANVLVAGSAVFKGDDYAATIKAIKEVYEK; from the coding sequence ATGACCGTTAAAATCGCCCCTAGCATTCTGTCCGCGGATTTCGCCCAACTGGGCCCCGAGGTCAAAGCCATCGACGATGCGGGATGCGACTATATCCATATCGACGTCATGGACGGTCATTTTGTTCCCAATTTGACCTTCGGCCCGCCGGTGATCCAGTGCATTCGTCCGTGGACGAAGAAAGTTTTCGATGTCCACCTGATGATCGACCCGGCCCAGCCCTATCTCGAAGAATATGCCAAGGCGGGCGCCGATATCATTACCGTCCATGCCGAGGCCGATAAGCATCTCGATCGTTCGCTCCAGGTGATTAAGGATCTGGGAAAAAAGGCCGGGGTGTCGCTAAACCCGCATACCCCGATCAATGTCATCGAACATGTCCTCGACCGTCTCGATCTGATCTTGATCATGTCCGTCAATCCGGGCTTCGGCGGGCAGGGGTTTATTCCCGAGGCGCTCAATAAAATTCGCGCGGTCAAAGAGATGATCGGCGCCCGCCCGATCGAACTGGAGGTGGACGGCGGCGTCAACGCCGGCACCGCGAAGGCGGTCGTCGAGGCCGGCGCCAACGTCTTGGTCGCCGGAAGCGCTGTTTTCAAGGGCGATGACTACGCCGCGACAATCAAGGCGATTAAAGAGGTTTACGAAAAATAA